A region of the Alligator mississippiensis isolate rAllMis1 chromosome 5, rAllMis1, whole genome shotgun sequence genome:
cacggtaatttgctctaatcacacataaatttgctacctgtaaatacaagtagcaaattttatctcgattacttactgtgcagtatggtaCGTGTAGGCAGCCAACCGGAAGCAAATGCGTTCctgggcagctgggcagcaggaggcaagagATTACTCCCTtcccctgggagctccctgctgctgggccagggggacattgtccccacctacgctctggtggcagagcctacCCTTGCAGCAAGcagctctcaggggcagggagcaatgtcccagcccctgccaggagcccggtgctccctgccagtggctgggctagcacccagggggagcctagagctctccctggctgctgcacatgtagatgcagatgcTACTGTATAGTACTTacctctattgcacagtaaagtgtctcgtgtagacacgcccattaaATGATAAACTGCTTCCTTAACAGTAGTATGAGGCTACAGTAAAAAATTAGCTTAAATTATTCTGCCCATGCATGAAAGTatgtaaaattaaataaaattccaTATACAAAAATCTTGAGAGAAAGAAAACATAAATTAGAACCAGTCAGTCATTCTCCCTAATTAAAATATGTTCCTGCTTTCTGTTATTCTCCAGATTATTGGGGTAGATTAAAAGTACCAGGAAAATGAAAATGCTATTTTATTTAGAAATGCCTCCTTGGCTTGATTATTTGTTTTACATCTCTCACATTTTTATGAGTTTTCAATCTATGCAAATGTTGCACAATAACTTTAAAGTGCTCACCTGTTACATTTACTACAATTTATGGGGTTTTTAGACTAATTATCTTATCATGTTCCAAATCACACTTTATGCTGCTTTGAAGTACATTACTAACATGCTTATTGCTTAACAGAAAATAGCCTAGCACGTTGTTCTGTTTTAAGGCACAAAACAATAAACATCAATCTCTTTTTGCAGTCATGCATCAGGACTTTTATTTGTTCTCCAAGTACCGGTGTTTCAAAACCAGTTAGAGGGATAATGCACTACTAGTCTGCAAGTGAGTACTGGTATAATACTGAATATTTTCTCCATTCTGCTCTCATTTTAACTTAAACCTTTAATTGTAAATTTTCATTACTGTAAAATGGGGGGGGGTTTCTTTAAGGGCTTCCCGAGTTTTATTATGTGTTGGGAATTTGTTATTGTTTTTCAAATGTACAGTGATCATGGGGGCTGCAAAAACCAGCCTCTGTTCCAGTCATTCGTACTTGTCTCTGCATACCCTTCTTTTCCCTGTGGAAATTCTGTGGCTGCTAAACAGGTGTTTGTTCTGCACAAAATTTTGCACTTTGGACATCATTATAATGCCTGAGGCAGATGGAGGTTGGGATCTTGACAGACCTATAAATGGTCATAAAATCACATATTATCAAGCAAATTCTCTTTTATGAGCTTTACAGAATTTACACATTGTATTATTTTGCACATACTGAGATGAGGGGGTGTATATTTTTCCATCCTAGAAGTTGCAGAGAGCAAGATTTAACGTGTGAATAACTGCAGACAACCTTCTCTGGAGGTATGATGAAATAAAAGTATGATGAATGACATTATCAACAAATTGTGGGATCATTCAGAAATGTGTAAAAAGTAGTCAGGCAGGAAAGCACATATAATGGTAGGATCCAGCACACTCTTTTTATTTAACTATTTTGAGAGTTGTACAAAGTACCTCTTCCACAATTTCAAAATAAACTGCCTAATAAAGTCCCACCTTACCCCCAAATAAAGCTTTCTGCAATCATCCTTTCAAAGAAAAGTCTATATACAGATGTGCTGATATCATGCTCTGTTAGGCAACAGATTTAGGCTCTGATGGTCCAGTAAGGGAAGCAGATTGTAGAGCAAAATGCTGTTCACTTACcacttcaattttccagacattCAAATGTTAAGGGTGTGCCCTGGCTAATCTCAACTGTCACAATGTCAGGGCTTTATAGATCAAtagaaacattttgagttacacCTAGAGGCAAATAGGAAGCTAGCACAGACTTCAAAGATCTTGTGTATAGTCAATATCACTAAGTTGGGAGCAATGTTCTTTACAAACTGTAGCTGATATCTGTAATAGGAGGAGCCAGTGCAGGGTACATTGTAGTAGTCCAAGACTGAGGGCACAAATGAAGGAAGGAATGTCTCTACATCCTATGCTTTTGACACCTGATTAAACTTGGCAAAGGACATTTAATCTGGCAATCCATGGCATATTGAGCATAAAGAAGCACCTCTACATTGTGATCTGTTTTCACAAAGGCTAAGAAAATCTCTTGATTTGTCAATTTCACTTCTATGGTTTCTGGACTCTTGGCCATCTCCCTGTCTCATTCAAGGACTGAAAATGCTGAGAGATTGCACCCCCTGAATCTGATAGAAAACAGACTGTTGAATACTTACCTATCACTGTAGCCCAAATCATCTCATAATCTGAAGAGCCTCACTGACACGTTGAGCAGAAATGCTGAGCAAATAAAAACCTTACAGGGGATCTCAGATATTTACCTTACAACCAGTAAGTTCAGGAATTAACTGAACTAGTTTCTTTAGCTCCTTTGGGGGACTAGTCTTCAAGTCTTCTCTAATCATTAAGCCTAGCTGGAAGTGGTTGGCAATGGTGGGGTGGGAGTTTTCATGTACCCCAATTTGAAAGGTATTAAGTAAGAATTATGAACTTTAAGAACATAAGTTCTGCCattttctgggcatgtctacatgtgcacctgaatgcacagttgttactgcatagtcatttagtacttgctttagctttTAGcacatactaaatgactgcacaataaccacCAGTGCTGTGCAGTTCTGGCAACACATGGGTCGTTTtcaaccctactgcgcagtagcaacaaactactgcgcagtagctcattgttCATGCCCACCGATGCTATGTCGTTATAGCAATAAGCTACACTGCTGTAGCTTGTCACTGTGCCGATGTAGCaacttgtgtagacacatccactgtgcCAGAtgataggtccatcttgcctagtatcctgtgtctcacagtggcagagagtggatgctgaaggGGAAAGTGAACTAGATATGGCCAAACTTTTTTGCATTGTTCCTCTCACACTTAGAGCATTTAAGGTcaaggaagttctaattcagaggctgtacccctaacttcCGTTTAGTGAAATCTATAAGAGATGAGGGTATGTTTTGCTGGATTAGCCCCCTAGCAAATAGCCATAAAACTCCCTGTGCTCTTTTTTGAAAGGGTTTATGTTTCATTTTTCAAAGAAGATAATTCCCCAATGTTCTTCACCTAACTTTAGGATTTTCCCTTAtagagaaaaagtagcagaagggtcaaaaaaccctcttggctaagcagggaagttgcagccctcctacagaaaaagaaagagacatataaacaatggaagcttgggacagcctctaaggaagactacttgacaatggcctgcacttgtagaagCCAGaataggcaagctaaggcagaaaccaaactaaaactagctacaagaatcaaggacaacaagaagaccttctttagctacatagggagtaaaaggaaaacatgagagtgtggggctgctgctcaatgcctcagCATACCTGGTCACTTtcactcaggaaaaaacagacctcctaaatgactactttgccttggtctttcacaagACTAAGGGGAACAACgcaccaggaagggcacaaaATGAGCAGGATgggattgacaccattcccaccattgctatagaactggtgtatgatcaattaaagaaattagatatatataaatcagcaggaccagatgaatgCCACGCAacagtgctgcaagagttggccaaagtaattgcagagcctctggcaaaggtctttcaaaaatcatgggcctctggagaaatcccagaggactggaagagggccagtgttgtgcccatcttcaaggagGGGAAGCgtgaggacctgggaaactacaggccttttagcttaacttctattccagggaaaatcttagaaacattcatcaaagaggctatctgtgacaaacttgcagaaagcatgatactgaatgacagccagcatggctttggtGCAGGCAAGTCTTgtttgaccaacctcatttctttgtATGATCAGGTGACTTGTCAGCTGGAGGAGAGAAAAGCGGTGGACATCATATACCTCGACtttcagaaagcctttgacctggtatcccacgaggtactgatcagaaaactggaagatatcgggCTCAACTGTGGGACTGtcaagtgggtgtgaaactggttgCGGGGTAGGATGCAGAGTCCAGATGAATGGATtggtgttgtcctggtgagatgtgggcagtggcataccccaggggtcggtacttggcccagtactgttcaacatcttcatcaatgacatgGATAAGGGGGCAAAAAGTCCATTggtcaagtttgcggatgacaccaagataaggggtgtgcccacctctgctgtaCTAGGCGCTCTCGCGCGGCCTTAGCCCGGACTATCGATCgagcctgtcctgggcttgcgaGCGGACCCCAAAGACTACCCCGGCTGACGTCAGGAGAGCcacttaactcgcctgccacgactttgaatggtaTCTCACtggaggcagcctccagggtcatcacgCCTCCCGgggggcactcacggggctccaacctcccctacaccacagccactcgccaccttaggtTGCAGGTCTTGTGGCCCTTTTGGCGTCCTTGGCTCCACCTGACTTCTCcccgtggccctccagccacgTGTCAGTGTCTTCAGGTTGCGACTCGATGTGCAGACTTCGAGGCTCTCGGACCTGGATCCCACTAACCCATATCCCTAGCGCCCTATCCCAACCATCCTGTGACTTAGCATGCAATTCCCACCACCGTGACAGCCGAAGCGATGCGGCCAGTGGGCCAGGAGGCCACGAAGAGTGCCTTTAACCTATGGGCCCCGTGGATCCCCTGTGCCTAGGTGCCCAGCCCTGGTTGCTTGCCCCACTCAAGTATAGAGTCCCGGTCGATTATCCTTGGGCTGTAGTGAGGTCCGTCTGCCGTTTGTCCCgtccctgcttggggtcttctgccgcACCCCATGGTGGTACCCAATGGGGTTCCCGTCGGCCACGCCCCTGTTACCTCCTCTCCGGGACTTCCCTGCCAGCTTGCCAGTTGACACCTCTGTCAGCTTGCCCGTCGCTGCCTCTGCTGGTTCTGTAATCGGCCCCTCAGCTGGTGCAgctgccggctctgctgcaggtgttgctgctggtgcctctgccAGCTCCGCTGCTGGCTCCTCTGCAGGCTCTGTTGCCGGCTTCACTGTCGGCTCCTCCGCCGGCATCGCTGCTGGCTTCGCTGCAGGCTCTGCTgtcagctctgctgctggctccgCTGTCGGAGCCTCCCCAGGCTCCGCCCCTGGCTTCCCGTGCTGCCCGATGCAGCAGTTGCGCCCCTTGGGGTGTGGGCTTCCCCCTCAAGCCTCCGCTCATCTGCCACCCTCCTGCACcctcagggcagctttttatctcCACCGGTTGGCATCTCCAACTGAtgccacccggccccagctgaatataagCGCGGCTGATGAACTGTGTTGGTGGTTTTGCCGCATgcatttcttcctgctttttggaccctgcagaaggtaagtggggctttctttttgctttggctTGGGGTCCTCCTGTAACCCTGGCTCCCCTGGGACAAGGGGGTTGCGTGGACACCATGCAGATAGGTTGCAAATACAAGCAggcctagacaggctggcatgttgggcagaatggaaccagatgaggttcaatgtagagaaatgcaaagtgctgcacctgggaaggaagaacccccagcacacctacaggctgggcaacactacctgaccagcactacagatgaaagggaacTGGGGGTAacaccccagcatgaatatgagctggcaatgcgaTGCAGTAgccgctagggccaataaaactctggcatgtatcaatcgatgcatctccagtaaaacgaaagaagtgattctcctgctttactcaacattggtgcagccgcagctgaagtattgcttccagttttgggcgctgcacttcaacaaggatgtgctaaagctcaacaggatccagagaagggccacctgtatgattagagacttgcatggcaaaccatacaagcagaggctgagggatcttggactcttcagtctaaagaaaagaaggctgagaggggactttaTTGCGGCTTATCAGATGTGTACAGCAAGAGCTCGGTGAACCattgttcaccagggtgccctgggggaaaactagaaacaatgatcacaaactcctggaagatagtttcaggctgaacattaggaaaaacttcttcacaactagggtgtccagattaTGGAACAagctcctcccagaggtggtgcaatcatctgccctagaggtcttcaagagaagactagactgtcacctggctggggtcacgtGATCCCAGGTgcctttcctgctcatgcagggggctggacccgatgatccttcagggtcccttctagccctatgattctatgatttttttagGAAGTACAATCTTTATTTTAGATACTTTGCCTTAGGTCaacggttcccaatctgtggtacaggtaccattagtggtacacagacaacccgGCAGTGGTACGCGTTAACAGTTTTGTTTAATTAccttatatgacaaaaatttgctggtggtacttaaggttttattgttttaaattggtggtacacaatctgtcagagattgggaaccgctgccttAGGTACTATGGATAATTACACAATAAACAATATATTTTAGTTATATTATATTCAGACCATATCAGTTCACAAAACACATTATAGACGAAGGAGAAAAGTATTCAGAAAAAAAGGTATAACTTATACAGTTCAAAAAGTATAATTTTAGTTATCCAGTGTTACAGAAAAATTATTTACTAGTATTGCTAGTTTTGTAACAGACATACATTCATGAGtggtttagtttaaaaaaaaacaaaccctttcttTTATAACTGGCTCATAAAAAGGAAAATGGATTTCATGCCATCGGTAACTTtgtgggtgaatttgatatttaTTAAAGTAAGGAAGTGATAGCTTTGGCTGGAATTAGTCCGAGTATAGCCAAGAATGGATCAAGCTTTTCCACACATCTCTATTCTGCCTTGCAACATTCCTGTTATTCCAGAATTGGGTTGGGCTTGCTATAATACAGACAGGTACtgatcaagcttctccacacacAGATCTTCCAGCATACTTCTGCCCTGTCTTGCAACACTTCTGTTATTCCTCTGTGCCTTAGGCAGAGCCTGTCAGATGGTCGGTGATTGTggatctgcttctgctcctgttGAAATAAAACTGTAAAgtgtccattgacttcaatggtacAGGATCAAAGTCTTGGTGATGAAGACAAATGTCCTTGATAAGAAAAACTCATTTCTTCTGAAGTATTGGGATTTTGTCCCAGGCACTTAAAGGTAAATTTTAATTGTGACCTGGTTATCCTTTCATGACAGCAATTGAAATGTGAGTGACTTCATAGTTTTCAACCGAGTTACACTAGCGTATGTGACAGTAGAATCTGACCATTGGAGTATGTTATTGTTGTGATTTCCTGGACAATTGTGTTCTTCTTCTTCAGAAGAAGTTTACTATtgataaaatattttagttttttaaaatagATATGCACAGTTCTTTGTGTAATTAATATCTGTAGGGCCAAAGTCACTCACCAGCTGGTTTTGATGTCAATGGAGTTATCTAGGTTCACACCAGCAGTTGAGTTCAGCCAATAGCTTGTATGCCGAATTACATGGAAAATCACATAAGtatgaaaaacaagaaaatatgTCAAATTAagtattttctttcctctttgtgATAGTTTATTGcatgaaaaaaatacatttaaaatttaaaaaaggttTTACTTTAAGCAATGTACTAAACTTAAAAAAGATTGGTTTGGTGAATGAGTCTAATGAAGGGACATGAATATGGATGTGCATGGACTGAGAAGCCTAGAGGAATTGCTTATTATCAGTAGTGACACGGAAGCCTGTGCTTGCAACTCTGCACATCGGGAAGAGGCGAGTCCCCTAGCACAAGTGGTTTCTCCAGCGATGTTCTGTGTTGATCAAAGCTGCATTATTTAAATCTATCTGGAGGCAAAGCCATAAATTATTGACGGTATTTTTGAAAAAGTCGTCTTTTAGGTGGAATGGGTGCAAGTTGCAGTTTGCTGTGAGTTCTACAACTGCTagcatccccccgcccccccgctttttttttttttttttctcaactggCAAGTTTCCTCAAAAGCACATTTTGGGACTGGTAACTGCATAACAGGGGCAATGCTGACACTTGGCTTCAATCACATCAGCCGAAAATCCCAGACATGCAAGACATATGAAAGGGCAGAAGAGCCCCTGCAGCCTCTGTGTCTCTGCTGCCAGATAGTTCACAGAGTTTCCTGACACCCTCCAAAGCCCCAGCCAGGAATCCTGCAATTAGCAGAGCTAGCTCCTCCTCTCCTACAGTCCTCTCTTCCATTGGTAAAATGCCTGTGCGGGcccggggaggggaggcagcccaCCCCTTCTCTTGTGTTTTCATTCTGAATCAATCCACAATTTCACACCTGAACGAATGCCAAGCCTCTGCGGATATATAAGGGAAAACTTGAAGAGCAAACTGCAGAGTTCCTGGGCAGGGGCGCGGGGAGAGCACTCCGCCagctctgctaggcaggggctgaGCCAGCCATGCTCTCCTCTCCCGTCCGGGGCGTCCTCCTCGCCTGCATCTTCGCCCAAACCTGCCCGGCTTTCAAGAACGATGCCACCGAGATCCTTTATTCGCACGTGGGGAAACCTGTCCCGGCGAGCCCCGGCACCAACAGCACCTTGAATCAAGCCAGGAATGGAGGCAGGCATTACAGCCACCCTGCATTAGATCGCAGCAGTGAGTatcgcccccctgccctgccctgccctgccctgccctgccctgccctgccggggtggccccgggctcagctcccccagccctgcccggccgGGTCGGGACCCCCGAGCTGCAAGGGCCCGGCTCGGCCGggatgcagcagccccagggcgATGAAGCCGGGGCCCGCTCTGCGTTTTGCCGGGATGTTGCCGGCCAAACGCGCGGAAGTTTTTTAGAAGCGATCGTCTTAAATTCGATTCGAAAACAAGTCAGCGACCAAAAAAGAAAACACCTACTTAGCTTCTACGATCGCCTATCTTAATTTTATTTGAAGAACTATAATTGTTGCCTTGATGGGTGTACTTTGGAGTAGCGCCTATAGAGGGGATTGCACTAATGAAGTCTGAGCATCATCTGGCCCGTGCTCTGTGCGGCCGGCAGGCgctccccagagccaggtgaGTCTCCGAAAGATCAAAGCAGCTTTGCCTTGGGATCCAGCTCTCTCCCCTCTTGGCTTCCTAGCTTCGTCCTTACCTGCTTGGCTCCCAAGGAAACAGGTTCATAGTTTACCCGTCATCTCTGCTCCAACTTGTTCCTTTTGattcccacctcccctccttttcctgaATTGGAAGTAGGAAGAGCCAAATCCATCTCCTCCATCACCACCCCCTtaaggtaaaaaacaaaaaaccccaccagaaatgccacacacccacatgccTTGGGGGAAAAGTAACAGCACTCAGGGAAAGCAAAGGGACACTATGAATGCAGGCTTTTTCAGAGAAGCCAAGATGTGTCAGCTTTCCTGCAGGCTGGTGGCAGGAAATATCTTCTCCTTAGAAGATTTCTGCAGCCCAGTAGGTATCTACTGTCACtgtaggaaagctgactttgcaTACGCATAACAAGAGAAGGAAAGACAAATCAGAGCTATGATGAGATGCTTCCAGGTACATTCCTGAGCgcagctgcaggaagctgggCATGCATCCTTCAGGCACATGCAGCACTCCAGAAACCAGTCCTTGTGCAAACAGACTTTCTGGAGCAGTCTCCAAAGTGCAACAGCTTGGAAGCAATGGGGAAGAGGGACAAAGTGAGGCCAATTTAACCCATGTCTCTGATTAGAGTGAGCTTCCAAAAATCTAAGTGAAAACAGAAACGTCCTGTAACGCTGTCGGGCGTAGGTACCTTCAGATCCTCTTGTGGCTTGCTCTAACATTTTTGGAGTGattactttttgttttaaaagcctGAAATAATGATATGTATGTTCCAACTCCACGGTaaaatttccattaaaaagaGGGAGCCAGCCAAGGATTACACATTTAAAATGAAGTGCATTGTGCCAGGTTAATTTCAAAAGGGTAATTATTGAAATAAACATCTGTATTTATTGCAGCATGCAGAGCTGCATATACAAGCAGGCACAAGCATGCTTCTATTTGCAGCTCTGCACTTTGATACTGTGTCAATTGCCTTGGAGAACTAAATAATGTTGCCTCAGGATTTGCAATATTCCTTATATTAAGTACAGGTAAGTATAAGGAATAATGTAAATACAAAGATAAAGTTGTTTTTAAGGCAAAAACACCACTATTATTTTGCTAATAATTCAAATATCAAGTGCAGAACATAATTTTCAATCACCTTCAACTTTTATTATTTctcataaaatgtttttttcaagcCATATTTATCACTGGAGAGTAAATCCATAAATTGGAAAGTTGAAGAAAATATGTATTGGTGATTTCCTTAAATGCATTAGAATAATTCCCCAGACCACATAGAAACAGTATTTTTCATGCTAATGATCCACCAGAATTTTTCCAAGCATCCCAAAGTAAGTTCCCTCCAGGCTAAGAAAAGCAAAAGACATTTCAGCCTGAGggtaatttttttccttccagatgATTAAGAACCTGCAAATGAGGCCTGAAAATGAAATTCCTTCCTTCACCAAAATACtaacttttaaaaatttaatttgtATCTGAACCAAATtggccaaaacaaattccaaatccaagagtccagaaccataagtggccctgttaccagcaaacatcctccacccgcacctggggcttcagatgtttccaaaacctttggtgggcatcctacttgcaggcccaagccccgAGGCTTGgagtttggatgcccccaagttttttgcttgctttcacccataaggccctcagagcaagcaagggagCAGGCTCCCATTTCCATAACCTGGGCTTAAAGCCGCTGCACCTTGgcaggtactaaaccatgccagaagagcagttctcctgcaaAGTGgctcaggaaaactgccttcttggacacagatgcatggtatttcccctgccaggttaagaagccactacacttgatctgagccttcaagagtaCAAGAAACATCACCAAAATGATAGCTACTACAGTGCTTagcactatttatttatttttgtcctttCTTAAGACCCAGAAGGCCCTGTCAGAGATTGACACCCGGTACGGGCTAGACATGTACACATATAATGAAAGACCATCTCCAACAGTTTGTTGTATAAATCCATGTCACCTATTGCTGTACTGGCCTTGCTCATTTGAACATGGTTGGCAACCTGAAGAAATGGTTTAGGGAATCTTCTTTTTCTGAGTCTTAGTGTTCTTGTTCTATGCATTCTGCAGATCGTGTTCAAGTTGGCTGTCGGGAACTGAGATCCACCAAGTACATTTCAGATGGCCAGTGTACGAGCATAAACCCCTTGAAAGAGCTGGTATGTGCTGGTGAATGCCTCCCTTTGCCGTTGCTCCCCAACTGGATTGGGGGAGGTTATGGAACCAAGTACTGGAGCAGGAGGAGCTCGCAAGAATGGAGGTGTGTCAATGACAAAACTCGCACCCAGAGGATCCAGCTCCAGTGCCAGGATGGAAGCATAAGAACCTACAAAATAACTATTGTCACAGCCTGCAAATGCAAAAGGTACACCAGGCAGCACAATGAGTCCAGCCACAACTTCGAGGGAGCCTCTCAGGCTAAGCCCATCCAGCATcacaaagagagaaaaagagtcaGTAAAAACAGCAAGCATAGTACAAGTTAGTAGTCAGACATGTGCCCCCATAAATGAACTTGCCTGGAACCATTCTCTTCATTGATATGACTGCTTAAAAGACAAGTCTGCCATTGCTATGTTATCACTTAACcacacatgcttttttttttttgcttgaccAAACTCAGAAGGGCATTCTGTGCATAAGGATTTTTCTTGGCCATTTCTTTTGTATGCTCAAGATGGAGAGTACCACAAGCCTTCCAATCCCACTCTTTGAACTGGAggcatggaggcaaagaattGTTGCCATGAACATTCGCTTAAGTTTGGCTTTTAGAAAGGTGCTTTGTGAGTTTTCATAAGGAGAGTTAATTGTTGTCCATTGCCTTCAAATTCATATTTTATAACATTTTGACACATTCTCTTAATGACAGCTAGCAATTGTTTTCAGATTAATTCTAAGAAAACAAGGCCTTGCATGCTCTTGTATATCAGTATACCAAAAATTTAAATTATGCATGGCAGCATTTGAAAAGGAAAGCTGAATAAACTATTTATTTGTCAATGTAATTATTTAATAAGCTTTTACgtgtgggttttgtttgtttgtttgttttttttttttgatgttcaTCTTATGTTTATAGCTCTTCCGTGTATCAAAGTATTTTCCTATGATTTGTGGCTGGATTAGGATATACCACACATTTTGTAGATAATGTAAAATAGATGTTTTAGTATTCTTGGTACACTTGGACAGCAACAGTTTTGGATGTTATTTTGCAAGTAACTTTTGAAAAAATGCCTTGTACATGCTATACtctgtattattatttttgtttaaagtgTGCAATCAAATGAAAGTTATGACTTCCTTTCagatgtgtggggttttttgtataaaaataaacAGTGCTAAAAAGATGTATCGTCT
Encoded here:
- the SOSTDC1 gene encoding sclerostin domain-containing protein 1, with the protein product MLSSPVRGVLLACIFAQTCPAFKNDATEILYSHVGKPVPASPGTNSTLNQARNGGRHYSHPALDRSNRVQVGCRELRSTKYISDGQCTSINPLKELVCAGECLPLPLLPNWIGGGYGTKYWSRRSSQEWRCVNDKTRTQRIQLQCQDGSIRTYKITIVTACKCKRYTRQHNESSHNFEGASQAKPIQHHKERKRVSKNSKHSTS